Part of the Devosia sp. SL43 genome, CATCGAGCAGCACTTCGCCCGAGGCGCCGGGCTCTCCGCCGGCGCGGCCGCGCGCCGGTGAGCGGACGCGGTCGAACATGGCCGAGAAATCGAACTCATGACCGTCGAGCGCTCCGATTTCGATCGTCTGACCCAAGCCTCCACGGTACTGGCCATCGCCGCCCGAGCCGGATCGCAATTCCTTGCGCCAGACCACCAGCGGGCCCGTATGCTCCGTCGCCTCGATTGGCATCGTATGCACGCCCGATGGGAAGGCGGTCGCGGAAAGCCCGTCGCTGCCCGGCCGCGCTCCCATGCCGCCCGAATTGAACATGAGGACTTCCGCATGACGACCGGAACGGCCGTCGATGGGCCGAGCGGAGATGTGGATGTTCCAGAGTGCGGCAGCGCCCTCCGCTGGAATGCGATCGGGCATGGCTTGGGCCAATGCTCCGAACACCAGGTCAGGCACCATGTGGCCGATCACATGGCGGAGCGAAACCGGTGCAGGCCGCTTCGCGTTGAGGATATTGGTCGGGGATACCACATTGAAGAAGGCCAGTGACGCGCTGTTGTTGGGAATATCGGGTGCCACCACGCATTTGACGGCGTAGCAGGCGTAGGCCTTGGTGTAGATGATGGGAACATTGATGCCCCATCGGCTCATCGGCGCCGTCCCGTCGAAGTCGATCACCACGCCGTCCTCGGCTATCGTCACCTTCGCCGCCAGCCTGATCGATTCATCGTAGCCATCCGTCACCATGTCGGCATGCCAGCTGCCCCTGGGCAGATCCAGGAAGCGCTCCGCCATGGCTTTGTGGGTCCGTTCGAGAATGAAGTTGCCGAGTTCATCCAGGTTCGGCAGGCCGACCTCATCGAGCATCATGGCCAGGCGGTGATGGCCGACGTCATTGCAGGCGGCGAGGGAATAGAAGTCGCCCACGACAAGGTTGGGTTCGCGAACGTTGAGACGCAGTATCTTGACCAAATCGGCGTTGACCTCTCCGCGCTCGGCGAACTTCATGATCGGGATCTGGATACCCTCTTCGTAGACGGACTTGCCATCCGCGCCGAAGCCGCGCCCACCGACATCCACCACATGCGCAGTGCAGGCGAAGAAACCCACGAGGTTGCCGCGATGGAATGAGGGCGACACCATGGTGATGTCATGCAGATGCCCTGTTCCTTTCCAGGGATCGTTGGTGACATAGGTGTCGCCGGCAAACATGTTGCCACGTGGAATTTCGGCGATGAAGTGCAGCACCGCCTCGGCCATGGTGTTCACGTGACCGGGGGTGCCGGTCACGGCCTGCGCGAGCATGCGTCCCTGCGTGTCGAACACGCCGGCGGAGAGGTCGCCGGCCTCGCGCACGGACGTCGAAAATGCCGTGCGCAAAAGCGTCAGCGCCTGCTCCTCGACCACGGAAATCAGGCGATTCCACATCACCTGCATGCGGATTTCGGACGACCCACTCATACTGCACGGCCTTTCCTGAGAAGAAGAAGCGACCCGTCGCTCTGCACGATGGCGTCGAATTGGGAGGTGACGACCGTGGAGGTCTCGCTCTCGACCACGATGGCCGGCCCGGCTATGCGATCTCCGCAGGTCAGATCGCTGCGCGTGATGATTTGACTGCTCTGCTCCTGCTCGGTCGCCGGATCGAAGACTTGGCGCGTGAACTGTCCGACGATTGGCCGGCCGACCTTGTCGAGCTTGTGCTGACTTCGGACGTGACGCTTCTCCTGGACCTTGACCGACCAGGAGACGATCTCGACTTCCTGGCCCTCGACGGCCCTGCCGAAATACTGCGCGTAGCGCTCGCGGAACCGGTGCTCGATCATGTCGAGATCATAGGGAGCATAGGGCGGTTCGGGCAGGGCAACGGGAATCTCCCATCCCTGACCCACATACCGCATGAAGGCCGTGATCTCGCGTTCGATGGCCCCGCGGGCGCCGACGCGAACAAAGCCTTCCGCCGCAGAAAGCAGATCGGCGAGCAGAGCATTGGTGGCGGCGAAGTCCAATTCGGCCAGCCGCATGACGCGTGTGGCGACGGCCTCATAGCCGAACGGCGCCCGCAGAAAACCGATGGCCGATCCAACGCCCGCGCCGGCCGGTATCAAGCAGGCTTCGACGCCGAGCTTCTCGCAAAGTCGGGCCGCATGGAGTGGAGCCGCGCCGCCGAACGCCACCATGACATTGTCACTCACGTCCTTGCCGTTCTCCACCGCATGGACCCGCGCTGCATTGGCCATGTTCTCATCCACGACCTCGCAGATGCCGAATGCCGCCGCCTGCGCAGATAGAGAGAGGCGCTGGCCGACATCGCGCGTGATGGCAGCCTCGGCAGCGCTGACAGAGAGCTTGATCTTGCCACCGGCGAAATTGTCCGGATCGAGCTTGCCGAGCACCAGATCGGCGTCGGTGATGGCCGGCTTGCTGCCCCCACGTTGGTAGCAGGCAGGACCCGGCTCGGAGGCCGCCGATTCGGGGCCAGCCTGAATACGCCCCATGGCATCGACCCAGGCGATCGATCCACCGCCGGCGCCGATCTCGATCATTTCGATCACCGGAATCGAAATGGGCATGCCAGATCCCTTGGCGAAGCGATACGTCCGCGCCACCTCGAAGGTGCGCGCCGTTTGCGGCGTGAAGCCCTCGATGAGGCAGATCTTCGCCGTCGTGCCGCCCATGTCGTAGGAAACGACCTTGTTCAGATCGAAGCGGCGCGCCACGTCGGCGGCGTATATTGCGCCACCCGCCGGCCCGGACTCCACCAGTCGCACCGGGAATTTCACCGCCGTTTCGACCGAGATCAGGCCGCCGCCGGAATGGATCATGAATACCGGGCAGGCGACGCCTTCTTCCTTGAGGCGGGTCTGCAGACGGGACAGATAGGCGGCCATCTGCGGCTGCACGTAGGCGTTGGCGCAGACGGTGTTGAAGCGCTCGAATTCGCGCATCTGCGGCGCGACTTCCGAGGAAATCGAAATCGGCACGCTGAGCCTGCGTGCCAGGATTTCGCGGGCGCGCTGCTCGTGAGCGGAATTGGCGTAGGCATGGATGAAGCCGATGGCGACGGCACTGAACTCTTCGTTGGCAAGGGTCTCGGCCAGGACCTCGAGGGCGGCCTCGTCCAGCTGCTGCAGTTCTTGACCCTGTGCACCGATGCGACCGCCGGCCGTGTATCGGTGCTCGCGCGGAATCAGCGGCGGGGGCAGCTTGATGTTGAGATCGTACTGATCGAAGCGGTTCTCGGTGCGCATTTCGATGACATCCCGGAAACCCTCGGTCGTCACCAGCGCCGTCTTGGCACCACGCCGCTCGATCAGAGCATTGGTCGCCAGCGTCGTGCCGTGGATCATCATGTCGATCTGCGACGGCTCGATCTGCGCGTCGCGCACCACGATACGGACGCCGTCAAGAATGGCCTGCTCGGGCGCAGCATAGTTGGTCAGCACCTTGGTGGAGACCATGCGGTCGCCGATCTCGAGGGCCAGGTCGGTGAACGTGCCACCGATATCCACCCCAAGCCGGACGGCTTGCTTGCCGGTCATTTGTCTGTCCCCCTGCTGAGCGCTGCCGCTCTTATTTGGCTGAGCGTCTGAGCCGGAGTGATCGCCTCCGGCGAAATGTTCAACTCGAGGAGGGCCCCCGTGCGCGACGCGCGTGCCCTTCCAAAAGCATCGGCGAAATCCTCGGTTCTCTCTATGCGCTCGGCATGGAAGCCATACGCCTGCGCCAGAGCCACGAAGTTGGGATTCTCCATCGTCGTTCCGGAGACACGGCCAGGATACTGGCGCTCCTGATGCGCGCGTATCGTGCCGTAGATGCCGTTGTTGAGCAGCAGAATGATCGGCTGGGCACCGAATTGCGCGGCGGTGGCGAGCTCCTGGCAATTCATCTGGAAGTCGCCGTCCCCCGCGAAGCACACGACCGTGCGCGACGGGAAGGCGACCTTGGCTGCGATGGCTGCCGGCACGCCATAGCCCATGGCTCCGGACTGCGGCGCCAGAAGGCGGGCCTTGGGACCATACTTCAGGAACCGACCAGGCCAGACAGTGAAATTGCCCGCGCCATTGGTGATGACAGCATCCTCCGGAAGCGTGTCCCGCAGCCACGCGGCCACCTTGCCCATATCGACCGGCGACGGCAGATCGGGAACCACGAAGCTGGATTCGTATCCCTGACGAGCCGCCTCCCGCCACGCCGTCCATCCGCCGGCTACAGGGCTCAATGCGGCAGCGAACGCGTTGGGTCCGGCAACCACGCCGAGTGCCGGTTGGTAGACCTTTCCCAATTCCAGGTCGGAAGGGTGGACGTGGATCAACGTTTGGCGCGTCACCGGAGGCTCGAGCAGGGTGTACCCGTCGGTGGCCATTTCCCCGATCACGACGTTGATGGCGAGGATGACGTCAGCCTCGGACATGAGCCGACGCACATTCGCCGTCATGCCGACGCCCGCCTCGCCGCAATAGGCAGGCGAATGGTTGTCGAACTGGTCCTGGTAGCGGAAGCTGGCCACGACGGGAATGTCGGATTGCTCGGCGAAGCGCTGAAGCGCGTCTGCGCCTTCGGCCGACCAGTTCGCGCCACCCAGCATGATGAGAGGACGCTGGGCGCCCGCCAGCATGGCGCGTATCGCTTCGAGATCATCGGGGGCGGCGCATGGCGCGGCGATGAGCGTCGGGCCTGCTAAGGCGGCTACGTCGGTGAACGCGGAAATCATGTCTTCCGGCAGCGCGATCACCACCGGACCGGGTCGACCGGCCGTCGCGACGTTCCAGGCGCGCGCTACCAGTTCCGGAATGCGTTCGACGCGATCAATCTCCACGGCCCACTTCGCCATGGTGCCGAAAACCGCCTTGTAGTCGACCTCCTGAAACGCTTCCCGCTCCTTCATGTCGGTGCCGACCTGACCGACGAAGAGCAGCATGGGCACGCTGTCCTGCCTGGCGGTATGGACGCCGATCGAAGCATTGGTGGCGCCCGGCCCGCGGGTCACGAAAGCGATGCCGGGCGCCCCCGTCAGCTTGCCGTAGGCGGCAGCCATGAAGGCAGCGCCACCCTCGTTGCGGCACACGACGAAGTCCAGCTGGCCTCTGGTGTCGTGAAGTCCATCGAGCACCGCCAGGTAGCTCTCGCCCGGAATGCCGAAGCACTTGGTCGCACCCAAAGCGACCAAGCACTCCACGAGCAGTTTGCCTCCGTGCCGCATCATCAATTCATCCTGGTTGTCTGGAGTCCTAATCCGGACTGCGGGAGCGCATGGCTTCCGCACCGGAACCGGACAGGGAAAGAATGGCCGCTGCGGCCCTTGAGAAGGTGGGCGCATCGGCCCGCACGACGTCGATCGCGATACCCAGCGGCCCGACCTGTTGGCGAAGCGTTCGGGCGAATGCCTCGCTTGCCGAACTGACGGCTTCCTGCAGTTCGGACCGGTGTCCGCCCGTGGGCGCCAGCACGAAGAAAACGTGGCCATGACCGGTGGCGATCATCCCGGGCAGAACTGTATGGGTGAGTTGTAGCGCGACGGACAGGTTGACCTCGAGGACCATGTCGATGGCAGCCTCATCGAGATCGACGAATGCTTCGTCCTCGGGCCAACGCAACGCAGCATGAACCATGAGCGTCGGGTCGATATCGTAAGTCACCGCGCGCACCTGGTCGCGATCCGTGAGGTCCATGGCGAGCGGTACGACGCCGGCATCGGCGCGCATCTCATCCAATACTGCGCGGTCGCGACCCAAGGCATGGACTTCCCAGCCGGCACGCGCCAGAGCCAAGGCGATGGCTCGCCCCGCCCCTCGTGTCGCTCCCGTCACCAATGCCCGTTTCATCGTGCCCTCGCCCTGTGCAACGATGGTGCGTCGGGGGCGGCGTTGAGGAAATCAATTAATGCGCGGGCTTCGGCAAGTTATCCTTGTCAGGTCCGACGCACGGCAGAAAACAGCGCAAAGCCTTCACGCCGACCGGGGGGAAGGTGATGGGCGCGGGGTTCCTACTGGGCCCGGCCCACGATGATCACGCCGGGATTGAGGGTCGCGCGGGGATCGAGCGCGCCCTTGATCCGGGCCATCAGATCTCTCTCCACCGGCGGGCGCAAGGCATCGGCGATGGCGATTTTCGACCGGCCAAGGCCATGTTCCGCAGCAAAACTGCCGCCCATGCTCTCAGCCAGCGCGCCCACCAGCATGGGCAAGTCATGGGTTGCTTCGGCAAACTCTCGATCGCCGGCGGGCGGGCTTATATTGTAGTGCACATTGCCATCGGCGAGGTGGCCGAATGGGTTGATGCGCGTACTGGGCGCAATGCCGTGGCAGACGCCCTCGGCCCGCGAGAGGAATTCGGCCAGTCGTGCCAGCGGCACCGATATGTCGTGCTTGAGCTGCGGGCCCTCCAGGCGCTGGCCCTCCGGCTGTTCCTCGCGCAGGCGCCACATCTGTTGACGTTGCGATTCATTCAGCGCGATCACTCCATCGAGCACCAGGCCCGTCTCGAATCCCTCGGTCAACAACGCTTCGAGGATGTCGTCGAGGGGTACGAGGGCCGACGAGGACGACAGCTCCACCAGCACGTAGAACGCGCTGCGGCTCTCCAGTGGAAAGACCACGTCCGTCACATGCCGCAGCGCCAACTCGACGCCGCACTCGCTCATGAACTCGAGACCCGAGAGGAACTCGCCGGCCTCAGCGCGTATCCGGGCACCTAGTCGAACCACCGCGTCCGCATCCGGTACGGCCAGCAGGGCGGTGGCTCGTCGCTTTGCTGAAGGGAACGTCTTGAGCACGGCCCTGGTCACTACGCCAAGCGTTCCCTCCGAACCGCAGAACAACCGCTTGAGCTGATAGCCCGAATTGTCCTTGCGCACGCCGCGCAGCGCCGACCATAGCCGCCCATCGGGCAGAACCACTTCCAGGCCGAGGACGAGATCCTGCATGCTGCCGTAGCGGAAGGCGTGGCTGCCACCCGCATTGGTGGCGATCAATCCTCCGATCTGCGCGGACCCTTCCGCACCGAGATGCATCGGAAAGGTCTGACCATGCGGCTCGAGGGCTGCATGCAAGTTGCTCAGAACCACACCGGCTTCAACCTCGATGCTGTCCCCCACGGGGTCGGGTCGACCGATCGTCGTCATGCGCGACAGGGACAGCAGTACGCCTCCCGCGACCCCGCTGACCGCTGCCCCGCAGAGACTCGTATTGCCTCCCTGCGGTGTGACGGCCAGGCCCGCGTCATGACAGATGGCGACGACCGCCTGCACTTCTTCGGTCGAAACGGGTCGCGCCAGGCCCAAGGGGGGCATGCCATGGCGGTCGAGCCAGTCCCGCGACGCGGATATGGCCTGGTCCCCGGTCAACCAACCTTTGGGACCCAGGCATTCGATGAGTTTGCGGGCGACGTCGTCGGTCATCATGAACCGTCACATATTGGGATAATTGGGACCGCCGCCTCCGACGGGCACCGTCCATACGATGTTTTGGGACGGGTCCTTGATATCGCAGGCCTTGCAGTGCAAGCAGTTCTGAGCGTTCACCTGGAAGCGTGGTCCGGCCTGCTCCATGAGGACTTCGTAGACGCCGGCGGGGCAATAGCGCTGTGCAGGCTCGGCATAGAGCGGCAGGTTGACGGAAATCGGAACGGCTGGGTCGATCAGGCGCAGATGGCTGGGCTGGCCCTCGTCGTGATTGGTGGCGCTGAAGGCCACGTTGGTGAGCCTGTCGAAGCTGAGAGTGCCATCGGGCTTGGGATAGTCGATCAGGTTGCAGGCGTTGGCGAGTCGGGTGGCGGCCGCATCCGACTTGCGATGGCGCAAGGTTCCAAGGGGCGAAAAGCCGAACAGCGCATTGCACCACATGTCTGCACCGCCGACGACGAGCGCGGCCCAGAGTCCCCAGCGCGACCAGACCGGCTTGACGTTGCGCACCGGACGCAGGTCGTCGCCGATCGCCCCATTGCGCACGGCGGCTTCGTAGTCCGTCAATTCGTCGCCTCGACGCCCCGCAGCCACGGCGTCCTCCACCGCGTCGGCAGCGGCGATGCCGGACAGCATTGCATTGTGATTGCCCTTGATGCGCGGAACGTTGACCATCCCCGCCGCACAGCCGAGCAGAGCCACGCCCGGCGCGACGAGCTTCGGCAGGGACTGCCAACCACCCTCGGTGATGACGCGCGCGCCGTAGGCAGTTCGACGTCCGCCCGTCAGTAGTTTGGCCAGCATCGGATGATGCTTGAAGCGCTGGAACTCCATGTACGGCGACAGGTGGGGATTGCCGTAGTCGAGATGAACGACCAGACCGATATGCACCTTGCCTTTCTCGCCGTGGTAGGCAAAGCCTCCACCACCAGCATCGGCGCCCAATGGCCATCCAATAGTGTGGACGATGGTGCCGGGCTTGTGCAAGGCCGGGTCGATCTCCCAGATCTCTTTGAGGCCGAGGCCGAATTTCTGCGGACTTCTGCCTTCCGACAGGCCGAAGTGGGCGATCACCTGCTTAGTGAGCGAACCCCTGGCCCCTTCGCCCAGCAGAACATATCTGCCGCGCAGGGCCACCCCGGGTTCGTAGTTGGGACCAGGCCGCCCATCCGGACCCAAGCCGAATTCGCCGGCAACGACGCCGGCGATCCGGTCGCCGTCCCAGACCAGCCGCGAAGCCGACATGCCGGGAAATATCTCGACGCCAAGGCCCTCGGCCTGTTGCGCGAGCCAGCGGCAAAGGTTGGCCATCGACACGACGTATTTGCCATGGTTGGACATGAATGCCGGCATGATCCAGGCGGGGATGCGAAAGCCCGATTTGGGGCCGAGAAGCCAGAACTGGTCGTCCGCGACGGCTACCTCGACCGGCGCGTCGCGCTCGCGCCAGTCCGGCAGGAGGGCATCGAGTCCTGAGACATCGAGGACCGCGCCGGACAAGACATGCGCGCCGACTTCCGAGCCCTTTTCAAGAACCACCACGTTCAAGGTCGCGTTGCGCTGCTTGAGCCTGATTGCCGCCGACAGGCCAGCAGGCCCGGCACCTACGACGACGACGTCATAGTCCATGACTTCCGGTTCGGCAGCCGCCATGGAATCTCTCCCGTCCGTCACGCGCTCACAGCTTTCCGACCAGCTCTGGCAGCACGTCGAACAGATCGCCGACCAGGCCGAAATCCGCCATTTGGAAGATCGGCGCCTCGCTGTCCTTGTTTATCGCGACGATCACCTTGGAATCCTTCATGCCGGCGAGGTGCTGGATCGCGCCGGAGATGCCAATTGCGAAGTAGATGTCGGGAGCGACCACCTTTCCCGTCTGACCAACCTGCAGGTCGTTCCCGACGTAGCCGGCATCGACTGCCGCACGCGAGGCGCCGATGGCGGCGCCCAGCTTGTCGGCCAGAGTTTCCAGCAGGGCGAAATTCTCTGCCGATCCCACACCCCGCCCTCCCGATACGACGACGCGTGCGGAGGCCAGGTCGGGCCGTTCGGAAGCAACCGTCTGCTCCGAAAGCCAGCGCGACAGGCCTCGGTCGGAGGGAGCGACAACGGACTCGACCGGCGCGGCCGGTTGATCCGCCACCGGCGAAAAGGCCGAGGTTCGCAGGGTCAGGACCTTGACACCATCACCGGACCGCACCGTCTGAAGCGCATTCCCGGCATAGATCGGGCGCTCGAACGTCTCGCTGTCGATGACGCGCACGACATCCGTAACGACCATCGCGTCCAGCAGTGCCGCCGCTCGCGGCAGAACATTCTTGATCGAGGGGGTCGAAGGCGCGGCAATGCAGGCAAAGCCCGGCGCGACGCCGACGATCAATTCTGCCGTGGCTTCGGCCAGACCGTGCGCCAGGCTCGCGCCATCGGCCCGCAGGACCTTGGAGACGCCCGCCAGGGTTGCGGCCTCTGAAGCGGCAGTACCCACGCCCTCCCCGGCAACCAGGACGGTCACGTCGCCCAGTGCGGCGACGGCTGCAATCGTGCGCGCCGTCGAATCGCGTTGAAGCGCTCCGCCGACGACCTCGGCAATCACCAGCACGCTCATTACAGCACTCCCCGCTCGCGCAAACCGGCCAGCAACTCATCGACCGTTCCCACGATCCTTCCAGCGGGCCGACCCGGAGGCTCGACCGTCGTCAACACGGCAAGCCGCGGCGAGAGATCCACGCCAAGTTCGCTCGCGGAACGCTCCTCGATCGCCTTCTTCTTGGCCTTCATGATGTTGGGCAAGGAAGCATAGCGAGGCTCGTTGAGCCGCAGGTCGACGGTGATCACGGCCGGCAAGGGCAATTCGATGACCTGAACCCCGCCATCGACTTCACGATCAACCCGCACGACCGCACCATCCACCGCAACGGCACACGCAAACGTCGCCTGCCCCCAACCGAGCAGTCCGGCAAGCATCTGTCCGGTGGCGCCCATGTCGTTATCTATGGCCTGCTTGCCCATGATGACGAGCGAGGGCTGCTGCTCGCCCACGACCTTGGCGAGGATCTTGGCGACGGCCAACGGCTCCATGTCGCCCTGACTTTCCTCTGTCTCCACGAGGATGGCGTGGTCGGCTCCGAGCGCTATGCCGGCGCGGAGCGTCTCCTGTGCCTGCCGGGGGCCGATGGAGACCACCACCACTTCGGTCGCGATGCCCTTTTCCTTGAGCCGCACGGCTTCTTCCAAAGCCAGCTCGTCGAAGGGGTTCATGGACATCTTGGTATTGGACAGATCCACGCCGGACCCGTCGGCTTTCACCCGCACGCGGACATTGTAGTCAACCACACGCTTGATCGGCACAAGGACCTTCATCGGACCATTCCTACTCTTCGAGGCATGGCCGAAGGATAGCCGCCGCCCGGGCTCCGTTCAGCCAAATAGCACGCCAGAACAGAAAGTTTTACTTGCGCGTGCCCTCACGGCAGCTCACTTGGTCGCCGGACCGTGCCCTTCCGAAAGCCTCGTGCGCCGGTAGATCGTCAGGGCGACTCCGGCCACGACCAGGGGACAGGTCAGCGCAACCGCGATCTCCGCGATGCCATGATCGGGCAGCAGGGCCTTGAAAAGATAGGCCAGCAATCCGACGACGTAATAGCTGACGGCGGCGATCGACAGGCCCTCCACGGTGCGCTGGAGCCGAAGCTGCATTTGCGACCGCAGATCCAAGCCTCGCAAGATATCCCGGTTCTGACGCTCGATGGCAACGTCGACCTTCGCGCGCAGCAACTGGGTGGCGCGAGCGAGCTTTCGCGACAGGTTGATCTGACGCTCCTCGATCGAGAAGCAGGTCTGCAGGGCCGGCGCCATGCGGCGGCTGAGAAAGGCCGGAATCGTTTCCCGGTCGGCGATCGGCTCGAAGCCGATGGCTGCGATGCGCCCGAGAACGATGTTCTGGTACGCCCGGCTGGCCCCGAAGCGAAACAAGGAATGGGCTGCCGATGCTTCGAGCCGAGCGGCCATGCGGACCAAGCGGTCGAGAAGAACCTCATTGCCTTCGAGGGCGTCCGTCTGGGTCATTTCCTGAGTCACCTGCACCAGATCGCGCTCGATCGACCGAACTGTCGGCTCCACCGCCTGTCCCTCCGGAATGCACAGAAGTGCGAGAAGCCTATAGGTCTCCAGCTCCAGCAGGCGCTGGACCAGGGCACCGATGCGCATGGCCGGTACGTTGTCGCAAACGACGAGGATGCGAACGAAGCCTCCGGCGTCGGGCTTGAAGTCGGTGGCTACGGTGGCCGCGCCCTGCTCGGCCTTCATCATGCACAGCGACTCCTTGGCGAACATGGCATCGATATCGGGTGCCGCGGCCGCGTCCACCACTCGCAGGTCGATCGAAACCAAATGCGGTCCGGGCTGGGGCAGCCATGCCATCGCCGATGCAAGCTCGGCTGCGGCCATCTCGAGTTCGGCGCACCCTGGCGCACGCCGGTACCAGCAATAGCTGGTGAACTCGTTGTGGCGCTCCCAGCGCAGATCAGTGCCATCGACGTTGACCCTGTGATGCCGCGCGGACGGTGCGATGGCGGGTCCACCCCGGTCGACGGATAGAGCCGACAGCGCATCGGCGCCAACATCGCCGTCGGATGAGAGAAAGGCGAAATGAACCAATCTGGCTGGCGCCTCGATGGGTCGGAATGGCCGCGCATGCACCTCCGACAGCACGGCGGCCCGGTGCTCGTACGGCTCGAGATTCAAGGTTGGTGCATCGATGCCGGATGATGGCTGAAACATGATGATGATCTCTTTTGGAAGCAGAGGCCGCTACGGGAACAGGCCGCGGCTGCGCTTGGCCTGCATGACCCTCTCCACACCGATCGAGAGCGCAGCCTCACGATTGCTCAGGCGCCGCGACTCGGCGCGCCGACAAACGGCCTCGAACGAACGGGCAAGGGTCCGGTTCAGCTTTGCGTTGACCTCGGCCTCGTCCCAGAAGAACTGCTGGAGGCCTTGGACCCACTCGAAATAGCTCACGACCACACCGCCGGAGTTGCAGAGTATGTCTGGAATGACATGGATCTCCGGGCGTAGCTTGAGGATGGCGTCGGCCTCCGGAGTGGTCGGGCCGTTCGCGCCCTCAGCCAGGATGCGGCATTGCAGCAGCCCCGCATTTTCGGCGTCGATCACGCGCTCGGTCGCGGCGGGAACTAGGATGTCGCAGGGCTGCACGAGCAGGTCCCGCCCGTCGAACCGGGCCTGATCTGCCGCGCCGATCAGAGCACCGGTGCGTTGCACATGAAGGTCGAGCGCCGCGATGTCGAGCCCCTTGGGATCGTAATAAGCCACGCTGTGATCGCTGACCCCCACGATCCGGACGCCCGCGGCCGCGAGCGCCTGGGCGGCAACTGCGCCGACATTGCCGTATCCCTGGACGATGGCCCTGGCGCCATCGAGCGGCAGCTCGATCCGTTCGGCGACCAGTCCGATGAGGTAGAAGACGCCGCGCCCGGTGGCCTCGCGCCGCCCGGCAGTGCCGCCGGTCGCCACCGGTTTGCCAGTCACCACTTCGGCGACTGTGCGTCCCTGGTACATTGAATAGGTGTCCATGAACCAGGCCATCACGGTTTCATTGGTTCCCATGTCAGGTGCCATCACGTCCACATGTGGGCCGACGAAGGGTATCATCTCCTGCATGTACCGACGCGACAGCGCTTCTAGCTCGCGGGGCGACAGCGCGCGTGGGTCGACTGCGACACCGCCCTTGGCGCCGCCATAGGGCAGGCCGGCCAGCGCGCACTTCCAACTCATCCAGATGGCCAGCGCTGCAACCTCTCCGACGTCGAGAGTCGGGGCGAACCGCGTGCCGCCCTTGGTCGGACCCAGTGTCAGATGATGCTGCACACGATAGCCCTGGAAGACCGTCAACGACCCGTCATCCCGGTGAATGGGACAGGAGACGGCCAGCGCGCGCTTGGGCATGAAGATCCGAGGGCGCTCGAACTGATCGATGTCGAGGATGTCCGCGACATTCTCGAATTGCTGGCGGGCCATCTCGAAAACCGGTCCACTGTAGATTGAGGTCGTCATCGCATTCGCTCCCTGGCGATTGCACGTGCATTCATTTTACACATGTATGTCAGCACATGTATGCCAAGTAGGAACTCGGAGGAATTGTCCCTTAGTCGAGTGTTGGCTCGTTGGAGAGTAGTCATTGAATATCCGGAAGAACTATGCCGTGCTGTTGCCCAGCTGTGAGAACCGATTGTGAATCAAATAAAGCCCCGGGAGAATCTGGCCGAAGCCGTCGCCTTGGAGCTGGCTTCTCGCATCGAGACGGGTCGATA contains:
- a CDS encoding Glu/Leu/Phe/Val family dehydrogenase, with translation MTTSIYSGPVFEMARQQFENVADILDIDQFERPRIFMPKRALAVSCPIHRDDGSLTVFQGYRVQHHLTLGPTKGGTRFAPTLDVGEVAALAIWMSWKCALAGLPYGGAKGGVAVDPRALSPRELEALSRRYMQEMIPFVGPHVDVMAPDMGTNETVMAWFMDTYSMYQGRTVAEVVTGKPVATGGTAGRREATGRGVFYLIGLVAERIELPLDGARAIVQGYGNVGAVAAQALAAAGVRIVGVSDHSVAYYDPKGLDIAALDLHVQRTGALIGAADQARFDGRDLLVQPCDILVPAATERVIDAENAGLLQCRILAEGANGPTTPEADAILKLRPEIHVIPDILCNSGGVVVSYFEWVQGLQQFFWDEAEVNAKLNRTLARSFEAVCRRAESRRLSNREAALSIGVERVMQAKRSRGLFP